From Falco cherrug isolate bFalChe1 chromosome 4, bFalChe1.pri, whole genome shotgun sequence, one genomic window encodes:
- the GORASP1 gene encoding Golgi reassembly-stacking protein 1 isoform X1 — protein sequence MGLGSSSEVPDGGAAGFHVHGVQENSPAQRGGLEPFFDFIIAIGHTRLNKENNMLKDLLKANVEKAVKLEVYNIKTMKIREVEVIPSNMWGGQGLLGASVRFCSFQGANEHVWHVLDVEPASPAALAGLQPYADYIVGSDQILQESEDFFSLIESHEGKPLKLMVYNTEADSIREVVVTPNGAWGGEGSLGCGIGYGYLHRIPTQSVMSKKKPESKSPSPLPEAGTPGPSTNGYTETPLLAPASQSDSSEIVMNLDHSTDQEMSGYSQESSLSPPPPLQRVMDPGFLDMSGTSFPELTNLEKVSNMSSSASFNMLAADAVVGTEKLVLKNDASAYFENATALDPEDVTMYSEGSVKQPEIDDPLPSVPSLPSFALPNEISSKTTLGTDPDNKETKLLLNSTESSLTTTLVKPDDEAACEQKEAAAAEACE from the exons ATGGGGCTGGGCTCCAGCTCCGAGGTCCCCGACGGCGGCGCCGCGGGCTTCCACGTACACGGG GTTCAAGAAAACTCCCCAGCTCAACGAGGAGGACTGGAACCTTTTTTTGATTTCATCATTGCCATAGGACACACTAGGCTT aataaagaaaacaatatgtTGAAAGATCTGCTGAAGGCCAATGTTGAAAAAGCAGTGAAGCTGGAGGTGTATAACatcaaaacaatgaaaataagagAGGTAGAGGTGATCCCCAGCAACATGTGGGGAGGACAAGGTCTTCTTGGAGCCAGTGTGAGGTTCTGCAGTTTCCAGGGAGCTAATGAACACGTGTGGCATGTTTTG GATGTTGAACCTGCATCTCCTGCAGCTCTAGCTGGTCTCCAGCCGTACGCCGACTACATTGTTGGGTCTGATCAGATTCTTCAAGAG tcaGAGGATTTCTTTTCACTGATTGAATCCCATGAGGGGAAGCCGCTGAAGCTGATGGTTTATAACACTGAAGCAGATTCCATTCGAGAGGTAGTTGTGACTCCCAATGGAGCTTGGGGTGGAGAAGGAAG TTTAGGATGTGGTATTGGATATGGGTATTTGCACAGAATTCCGACACAGTCTGTAATGTcaaagaaaaagccagaaagcaAATCACCTTCACCCTTACCAGAAGCTGGAACTCCTGGACCATCTACTAATGGTTACACAGAG ACCCCATTATTGGCACCTGCTTCTCAGAGTGACAGCTCTGAAATAGTTATGAACTTGGATCATTCCACAGATCAGGAAATGAGTGGTTATTCACAAGAAAGCTcgctttctcctcctccccctctccagCGCGTTATGGATCCAG gaTTTCTAGATATGTCTGGTACTTCATTTCCTGAACTCACTAACTTGGAAAAAGTGTCCAACATGTCTTCATCTGCCTCCTTCAACATGCTGGCAGCAGATGCTGTAGTAGGCACTGAAAAGTTAGTGTTGAAAAATGATGCTTCTGCTTATTTTG AAAATGCCACAGCTTTGGACCCTGAAGATGTAACCATGTATTCTGAAGGCTCAGTCAAGCAGCCCGAGATAGACGACCCACTGCCTTCAGTTCCATCTTTACCTTCTTTTGCTCTTCCTAATGaaatttcttcaaaaacaaCACTAGGAACTGATCCTgataacaaagaaacaaagttgCTCTTAAACAGTACTGAGAGCTCATTAACCACTACGCTGGTGAAACCAGATGATGAAGCAGCGTGtgaacagaaagaagcagcagctgcagaagcttGTGAGTGA
- the GORASP1 gene encoding Golgi reassembly-stacking protein 1 isoform X2, with protein MLKDLLKANVEKAVKLEVYNIKTMKIREVEVIPSNMWGGQGLLGASVRFCSFQGANEHVWHVLDVEPASPAALAGLQPYADYIVGSDQILQESEDFFSLIESHEGKPLKLMVYNTEADSIREVVVTPNGAWGGEGSLGCGIGYGYLHRIPTQSVMSKKKPESKSPSPLPEAGTPGPSTNGYTETPLLAPASQSDSSEIVMNLDHSTDQEMSGYSQESSLSPPPPLQRVMDPGFLDMSGTSFPELTNLEKVSNMSSSASFNMLAADAVVGTEKLVLKNDASAYFENATALDPEDVTMYSEGSVKQPEIDDPLPSVPSLPSFALPNEISSKTTLGTDPDNKETKLLLNSTESSLTTTLVKPDDEAACEQKEAAAAEACE; from the exons atgtTGAAAGATCTGCTGAAGGCCAATGTTGAAAAAGCAGTGAAGCTGGAGGTGTATAACatcaaaacaatgaaaataagagAGGTAGAGGTGATCCCCAGCAACATGTGGGGAGGACAAGGTCTTCTTGGAGCCAGTGTGAGGTTCTGCAGTTTCCAGGGAGCTAATGAACACGTGTGGCATGTTTTG GATGTTGAACCTGCATCTCCTGCAGCTCTAGCTGGTCTCCAGCCGTACGCCGACTACATTGTTGGGTCTGATCAGATTCTTCAAGAG tcaGAGGATTTCTTTTCACTGATTGAATCCCATGAGGGGAAGCCGCTGAAGCTGATGGTTTATAACACTGAAGCAGATTCCATTCGAGAGGTAGTTGTGACTCCCAATGGAGCTTGGGGTGGAGAAGGAAG TTTAGGATGTGGTATTGGATATGGGTATTTGCACAGAATTCCGACACAGTCTGTAATGTcaaagaaaaagccagaaagcaAATCACCTTCACCCTTACCAGAAGCTGGAACTCCTGGACCATCTACTAATGGTTACACAGAG ACCCCATTATTGGCACCTGCTTCTCAGAGTGACAGCTCTGAAATAGTTATGAACTTGGATCATTCCACAGATCAGGAAATGAGTGGTTATTCACAAGAAAGCTcgctttctcctcctccccctctccagCGCGTTATGGATCCAG gaTTTCTAGATATGTCTGGTACTTCATTTCCTGAACTCACTAACTTGGAAAAAGTGTCCAACATGTCTTCATCTGCCTCCTTCAACATGCTGGCAGCAGATGCTGTAGTAGGCACTGAAAAGTTAGTGTTGAAAAATGATGCTTCTGCTTATTTTG AAAATGCCACAGCTTTGGACCCTGAAGATGTAACCATGTATTCTGAAGGCTCAGTCAAGCAGCCCGAGATAGACGACCCACTGCCTTCAGTTCCATCTTTACCTTCTTTTGCTCTTCCTAATGaaatttcttcaaaaacaaCACTAGGAACTGATCCTgataacaaagaaacaaagttgCTCTTAAACAGTACTGAGAGCTCATTAACCACTACGCTGGTGAAACCAGATGATGAAGCAGCGTGtgaacagaaagaagcagcagctgcagaagcttGTGAGTGA